CATTTTGATTCATTTTTTTTAGTTTTTTGTTAGTAAAGTTTATTACCACAATAAAACCTGTTCTGCAGTAAACAGGTCATTATTTTAATAATAATCCGACAATATTAACAAATAAATCAGGCTAGACTTACATTTTTGGGTACGGTTTGACTACGGTGGTCGTAAAAAAATGCATAAAAAAGACGTAAAACTACTTAGGATTTTACGTCACAATAAAAAATTAAAAATTTAGAATGAATTCTGTAATATTTGCGTCAGAAGGAAGCTGTAATTTTTTTCGAATTCTGTATCGGGTATCTTCAACTCCCCGAACAGAAATTCCTAAAAGCGGCGCAATTTCTTTTGTATTAAAGTTCATTCGCAGATAAGCACACAAACGCATATCTCTCGGAGTCAATTCCGGATAGCTTTGTTTAAGTCTTTGCATGAAATTATCATGAAGCTGATTAAAGATTTCTTCAAACTCATTCCATTGTTTGTCGCCCTGCAATTCATGATCGATCAGTTTGTTTATTTTCGTTAATAAACTAAAGTTCACATTAGGATCATTTTTCTTATCAATCTGGCTAATCAATTCTTTTATAGAAAGCAGGATTTCATTTAAGTGAATAAGGTTTACGGTACTCGAAGCCACTTTAGCATTTTTGAGATTGATGGTTGTTTCAAGATTTTCACGAACAATTGCCATATTTTCCTGTTCCAAAGTCAGCCTTTGCTCGTTTAGTTCAGCACGGCTGCGAAGTAATTCTTTTTCCTGATTTAAAATCAATTGCTGTCGATCACGTTCCGCCACAGATTTCTGATATTTAATAATCAAATAAATCACAACACTATACAGGATAAAATACAAAATATAAGCCCAAATAGTTCTGTACCAAGGCGGAAGAATTTCAAAACGAAAAACAGCTTCTTCGCTTACAACATCATAAATATTTTTTGCTCTTACGTGAAAAACATATTCATTTTCAGGAAGGTTTGTATATTCTTTTTCTGTTTGAAGGCTGTACTCCGACCATTTGGGTTCAAAACCTTCTAACCAATATTCATATTTTGTAGCATCGGCTTCATCATAAAAAAGAGAAGAAAAAGAAAAATGCAGTGCGTTATTTGAATACGATAAAACTCTGGAGATTTCTTCTCCGGCTTCTTTCGTTTTGTTAGGAAGTACATCATAACGGCTTGAAAATATCAAACTGTCTTTCGGAAAAATACATTTCACTTCTGAAATTAACGCTTTATATTTCGTTTGATATTTTTTGTTTTTAATAGCATTATAATGAATTAAGCCATCCTGTGTACCAAAAAATACATCTCCGCTTGTTGTGGTTTGAATATTTTCAAAACCCGGAACATATAAATAGCGAAGTTTTCTAAAAGGCAGTTCTTCAACCGTAAAACTTCCTTTTGAATTTTTAGTCATTTTTCCGGTGTTTTCTCCAGAAACGTACCAGATATTATTTTGATTATCTGATTTTAATAAACGAATATGACTTTCCAAACCCAAATATTTTTTAAAAACAGGTTCGGGAATCATTTTCTTAGAATGTGAATCTTGTTTGTAAACGCCTTTTGTTGTTCCAAAAAGAATTTGGTTATCGATTTTAAATGTATTCAGGAACAAACTCGACGGAAAACCATTTTTTTGATTGTAAAACTGAACGTCAGAAACGGCATCGAATGTCTTATTAAATTTAATTTTATAAATCCCTTTGTAACCGTGTGCAATCCAAAAATCGCCATTTTGATCAGTTTCAATTACACGGCTGCTTTCTTCAAAACCTTTTATTTTGTTTTGAAATACCCATGTGTTATTTATTTTTTTAAGAAGATACATTCCATTATAACCGCCAACAATCAATAAATCAGGATGATTAGGAACTAAAATTCCTTTCCAGGCTCCATCAACTTTTGCTAATAATTTAGCTGAATTTCCTGAAACTTCAAAAATGCCGTTTTTTTCAAAAGCTAGAAGCGAATTCCCAAAAACACCAATGTTCCAGACATTTTCATACATTTCTGCTATGTGCTGAAAGTTGGCGTTTTCATGTTTGCCATTTTTATAAGATTCCCAATCCATCCAGAACAAACCATTATCTGTAGCGATGTATAATTTATTCTGATAAATCTGACTGCAGTAAATTTTTGTTTCTGAACTTGAAGTATCCAAAATTCGTGACAAAGGCGAAGAAATCTGGATCAGCGAAATTCCTTCTTTCAGCGTAACCCATAAATTGCTTTCCTTATCAACTTTTAAATTTGTTACATAATCATTTTGCAAACCCATTTGTTTGTTGATATGCTGAATTAAATGTCCCGCACTATCTATAACTATCAATCCGGATTGTCGGGTTCCAATTCCGAAATATCCATCAGAAAGTTCAACAGCAACTGAGATTTGATTTTGCTTTAATAAATAATCTGCTTCTGTTACAAATGGTTTTAGTTCATTATTTTTAAAAGTAAAAAGTCCATTTTTTTGGGTAAATAATAAAAGTCCATTTTGGGTTTCAAAGATTTTTCGAATTTTCATTCCGGTAAACTTTTCGGCATTTGTAATCGAAACCAACACATCATTTTTTAGTTTCAATAAACCTTTAGCATTACTCGAAACATAGATTTCATTATTAACTTCAAAGAAATCATCAAACTTTGAAGGCGTTTTTAAAACCTTGATTTTATTATTCTTATAGATAAAAATTTCTTCGTAAGAGAAAAAAATCACCTCATTATTTTTAATAATCGTATGTACAACATCCCCAAAATTCAAAGCCCATTTCGGAAGCAGTTTTACTAAAGAAGTATATTGATATTGTCCGTTTGGCAGCTGAATTACATAACCAAAATCGCCCTGAGCGCCCACATACATTTTGTCTTTTTTATCAATCGCCAGAGAGCGAACCATACTACGGTTTTCGGGCTGTGTTACGATGCTCCAGCGAACACCATCAAACTGCATGATCCCGAAATGATTGGCAAAAAACATCATTCCTTTAGAATCCTGCAGCACGTCCCAGTTTTCTGAAGCCGCTTTGTAAGTTTTCGGATTATAATTGGTTATAAAAGGAACTCCAATTTTTTTAATTTGAGCCTTTAAAATTGAAGATAAAAGTAATATCGATAAAAATAAAATTCTAAATATAAATTTCGTCATTTCGTTTCTGTCTGTAGGTTACTTTGTGACTTTTGTGAATCACAATTTCAAAAATGACTCTTTGGGAAAGACATTTTCTAGGTAAAAAACATTCATTCTTTTAAATGTACCAATAACAATTATTCATCATTGTTAAACCAAAAAAGAGAATGTCGAAATTCAAATATATAAAAATTTATTTTAATGCAACAAATTACATTTTAATCAAATAAATTAGCAATTGTAAGATTAAATTTCAAAAAACTTTGCGACACAATCTTTGCGGATATACTTTGCGTACAACTAAACCCGACAGGTTTTAAAACCTGTCGGGTTTAACACACAACTTTAAATCTAAAATCTGAATTCTAAAATCTAAAATCCAGTATCTCGCTCAGTTCTTCATAACTATGAAAAAGAACTGCTCCTTCTTCTTCTAAATCATTATCATTAAAACCATTAGCAAAGCCATAAACTTTGAAACCGCCGCTTCGTCCTGCTTTTACGCCCGCTTTACTGTCTTCAAGAACAATGCAGTCTTTTACTTCAAAACCCATTTCCTTGGCAGCATGCAGAAAAATTCCCGGATCAGGTTTCCAACTGTTAATTTGATAGGAACTGAATATTTTATTTTCGAATTTATCCAGTAAACCAGCAACTTCAAGGTTTAAGCGGATTTTCTCAACCGGACCGCTCGAAGCGACACAATACGGAATTTTTAGTTTTTCGATAAATTCAACAACACCTTCCATTGGTTTTACTTCCGTTCTAAAAGCATTAAAACTTCTCTGGCGATATTCGGCTTCAAAAGTTTCAGGAAGTTTTTGATCGATTGCCTCTTCAATATGTCGGAAACAATCTTTTAAATTTCGGCCGTTAAAATTACGGTAAGCATCTTCAATTTCCATTTCAAAACCGTGTTCTGCTGCCATTTCAAGCAAAATTCCGTTTCCAATTTTCTCTGTATCAACCAAAACTCCATCACAATCAAAAATAATACACTTAACTTCCATATTCTTTATTTACATTTTAAAAATATCTGATAAAAAGAATCAGACGACAAGAATGTAAATTACAAAAATTAATTCAGAAACGGATTGTTATCTATAAAGAAGCCGAAATTTTAGAAATCATCTGCACAATAAAATCAGCTTGTGCGGGATTTATTTTTTTTAAGGCTTCGGCTGTTTGAAACCATTCGGCTCTGTCAATTTCTGGAAATTTTTGAAATTTTCCTGATTTTGGCGGCCATTCAATTTCAAAATCATTGCTTTTTACCAAAGTTTCATCAACATCAAACTCGACAGCCCAGGCATGAACAATTTTACCTGATTTTAGTTTTACATATTCGAGTTTTATAAAATCACCGTCGACCTCAAAACCGGTTTCTTCCTTAAACTCGCGTATCGCGGCATCGAGCGGATCTTCATCTTCTGTAAATTCTCCTTTTGGAATCGACCAGCTTTCTAAATCTTTATTTTTCCAAAACGGCCCGCCAGGATGAACTAAAAAGAAAAAAATAGTTTTGTCTACGAATTTATATGCTAATATTCCGGCGCTCTGCTTCATGTAATTTATTTTACATAAATATCGTGATTCTTTTTGAATTACAGCTATTTAATTATGATTTACCATTTGACGATACAGCATTAAAATTCCGTTTTCGTCCCTTTTCCAGATATTCGTGCTTTTTCCGGTAACAGTTGCTTTTCCTTTTTTATTATCCCATGAAACATCAACATAATAATAGCCATATTCGATAACAAAATTATTTATCGGAATCATTCTGCTGGCTTTAATCGAAATAGAATCGATCGAAACGCCATTTGGCTTTTCGTGTTCTACAAAATAAGGTTTGATGTTTTCTAATCCAACAAACATTGGAGAATCGTAAGTTAGATAAATGGCATCTTTAATAAAGAATTCATCAGCATGTTTTTCGCCTTCCCTATTTGTTACAAGTTCTGCAATGCGCTGATTTCGTTTATTGATTTCGTTCTCTAAAGATTTTTTTACAGCAGGTTTTGGGATATCGCTTTCTTTCGTTTTTATAGAAGCAAAATTAGTTCCGTCAATTCCTTTATTGGCTCCCCATATTTCTGAAATTAAAGTGGGTTTTCCGTCTTTTGCAATCTTCCACACATTTAAATATTTTCCATCATACATTAATGGGCTCTTTTCATTAACTGCATTAATATTGAAAGTTCCAATTTCAATTGCATAATTATCCAACAGCTGAACTTCATAAATATCTCGTTTATAAGCATTTATTTTAAACGAAGAAAGCCATTGCTGATAATAGGATTTAATGTTTTCTTTTGTGTATAAAGCTTTATGATATTCCGGCATGCAGACTGGTTCTTTTTCGTCATAATATTTTATAATGACGCTGCTGTCATTATGGAGAAAAGAATCTGCAATTTGATTGTTTATATCTTT
The sequence above is a segment of the Flavobacterium sp. genome. Coding sequences within it:
- a CDS encoding triple tyrosine motif-containing protein, with the translated sequence MTKFIFRILFLSILLLSSILKAQIKKIGVPFITNYNPKTYKAASENWDVLQDSKGMMFFANHFGIMQFDGVRWSIVTQPENRSMVRSLAIDKKDKMYVGAQGDFGYVIQLPNGQYQYTSLVKLLPKWALNFGDVVHTIIKNNEVIFFSYEEIFIYKNNKIKVLKTPSKFDDFFEVNNEIYVSSNAKGLLKLKNDVLVSITNAEKFTGMKIRKIFETQNGLLLFTQKNGLFTFKNNELKPFVTEADYLLKQNQISVAVELSDGYFGIGTRQSGLIVIDSAGHLIQHINKQMGLQNDYVTNLKVDKESNLWVTLKEGISLIQISSPLSRILDTSSSETKIYCSQIYQNKLYIATDNGLFWMDWESYKNGKHENANFQHIAEMYENVWNIGVFGNSLLAFEKNGIFEVSGNSAKLLAKVDGAWKGILVPNHPDLLIVGGYNGMYLLKKINNTWVFQNKIKGFEESSRVIETDQNGDFWIAHGYKGIYKIKFNKTFDAVSDVQFYNQKNGFPSSLFLNTFKIDNQILFGTTKGVYKQDSHSKKMIPEPVFKKYLGLESHIRLLKSDNQNNIWYVSGENTGKMTKNSKGSFTVEELPFRKLRYLYVPGFENIQTTTSGDVFFGTQDGLIHYNAIKNKKYQTKYKALISEVKCIFPKDSLIFSSRYDVLPNKTKEAGEEISRVLSYSNNALHFSFSSLFYDEADATKYEYWLEGFEPKWSEYSLQTEKEYTNLPENEYVFHVRAKNIYDVVSEEAVFRFEILPPWYRTIWAYILYFILYSVVIYLIIKYQKSVAERDRQQLILNQEKELLRSRAELNEQRLTLEQENMAIVRENLETTINLKNAKVASSTVNLIHLNEILLSIKELISQIDKKNDPNVNFSLLTKINKLIDHELQGDKQWNEFEEIFNQLHDNFMQRLKQSYPELTPRDMRLCAYLRMNFNTKEIAPLLGISVRGVEDTRYRIRKKLQLPSDANITEFILNF
- a CDS encoding nuclear transport factor 2 family protein, with translation MKKRYLSIILFSIFVNLQGQIIINADQFKEKLKDINNQIADSFLHNDSSVIIKYYDEKEPVCMPEYHKALYTKENIKSYYQQWLSSFKINAYKRDIYEVQLLDNYAIEIGTFNINAVNEKSPLMYDGKYLNVWKIAKDGKPTLISEIWGANKGIDGTNFASIKTKESDIPKPAVKKSLENEINKRNQRIAELVTNREGEKHADEFFIKDAIYLTYDSPMFVGLENIKPYFVEHEKPNGVSIDSISIKASRMIPINNFVIEYGYYYVDVSWDNKKGKATVTGKSTNIWKRDENGILMLYRQMVNHN
- a CDS encoding HAD family hydrolase; translation: MEVKCIIFDCDGVLVDTEKIGNGILLEMAAEHGFEMEIEDAYRNFNGRNLKDCFRHIEEAIDQKLPETFEAEYRQRSFNAFRTEVKPMEGVVEFIEKLKIPYCVASSGPVEKIRLNLEVAGLLDKFENKIFSSYQINSWKPDPGIFLHAAKEMGFEVKDCIVLEDSKAGVKAGRSGGFKVYGFANGFNDNDLEEEGAVLFHSYEELSEILDFRF
- a CDS encoding NUDIX domain-containing protein, giving the protein MKQSAGILAYKFVDKTIFFFLVHPGGPFWKNKDLESWSIPKGEFTEDEDPLDAAIREFKEETGFEVDGDFIKLEYVKLKSGKIVHAWAVEFDVDETLVKSNDFEIEWPPKSGKFQKFPEIDRAEWFQTAEALKKINPAQADFIVQMISKISASL